From one Rhopalosiphum padi isolate XX-2018 chromosome 2, ASM2088224v1, whole genome shotgun sequence genomic stretch:
- the LOC132922192 gene encoding stress-induced-phosphoprotein 1: protein MALDLKDKGNAALAIGNYEQAIEHYTEAIALDPNNHVLFSNRSAAYAKQGKYQNALEDAEKTLSIKPDWPKGYSRKGTALSFLGRKDDAAKAYEDGLKFDPNNQQLLDGLREVKQTPPSFGGNNMFPAEAFLKLAQDPRTKDLINDKQFMSLLMECQRDPQKLIMNMQDPRISAALSVMMGINLMGDDEKMDTEPSPPPPKQKREPTPPPEKTEDESLTEEQKEAKKEKDLGNEEYKKKNFEAALAHYNKAIELEPTNMTFYNNVAAVYFEQKDYKKCIDQCEKAVEVGRENRADFKLIAKAFSRIGNAYKKLEDYKSAKTYFQKSMSEHRTPEVKTIISELEKKIKEEDRKAYVDPVKAEEAKEKGNEFFNKGQFADAVKFYSEAILRNPDEPKYYSNRAACYTKLAAFDLGLKDCEKCVELDPKFLKGWIRKGKILQGMQQSSKALSAYQKALEIDSSNTEALEGYRSCSIAANSDPEEMRKRAMADPEVQDIIRDPAMRLILEQMQNDPKALSDHLKNPEIASKIQKLIESGLIAIR from the exons atg gCGCTGGATTTGAAAGATAAAGGTAATGCTGCATTGGCAATTGGAAATTATGAACAAGCTATTGAACATTACACTGAAGCTATTGCTCTAGACCCCAACAACCATGTACTTTTTAGTAACAGATCGGCTGCGTATGCAAAACAAGGCAAATACCAAAATGCATTGGAAGATGCTGAAAAGACTCTGTCTATTAAACCAGATTGGCCTAAA ggATATTCGAGAAAAGGAACAGCTTTATCATTTTTGGGCCGTAAAGATGATGCTGCCAAAGCATATGAAGATGGTTTAAAGTTTGACCCTAATAATCAGCAGTTACTTGATGGCTTAAGAGAAGTGAAACAAACTCCACCTTCTTTTGGAGGCAATAACATGTTTCCAGCAGAAGCTTTTTTAAAACTTGCACAAGATCCTAGAACTAAAGATTTGATTAATGATAAACAATTCATGAGTCTACTAATGGAATGCCAGAGAGATCCTCAAAAGTTAAT aaTGAATATGCAAGATCCTAGAATATCAGCTGCATTAAGTGTAATGATGGGTATTAATTTAATGGGGGACGATGAAAAAATGGATACTGAACCATCACCTCCACCTCCAAAACAAAAAAGGGAACCAACACCACCACCTGAAAAAACTGAAGATGAAAGTTTAACAGAAGAACAAAAAGAG gctaaaaaagaaaaagactTGGGTAATGAAgaatacaaaaagaaaaattttgaaGCAGCTCTTGCCCATTACAACAAAGCTATTGAGTTAGAACCTACAAATATGACATTTTACAACAATGTTGCTG CTgtttattttgaacaaaaagACTATAAGAAATGCATTGACCAGTGTGAAAAAGCAGTCGAAGTAGGTAGAGAAAATAGAGCAGATTTCAAATTAATTGCCAAAGCCTTTTCAAGAATTggaaatgcttataaaaaacttGAG gactATAAAAgtgcaaaaacatattttcaaaaatcaatgTCAGAACACAGAACTCCAGAAGTAAAGACCATTATTTCTGAactagagaaaaaaataaaagaagaagATCGCAAAGCATATGTTGATCCAGTAAAAGCTGAAGAAGCCAAAGAAAAAGGAaatgaatttttcaataaag gtCAATTTGCGGATGCTGTCAAATTTTATAGTGAAGCAATTCTGCGCAATCCTGATGaacctaaatattatagtaatcggGCTGCTTGCTATACCAAATTAGCCGCTTTCGATCTTGGTTTAAAAGACTGTGAAAAATGTGTTGAATTGGATCCTAAATTTT taaaaggATGGATTAGGAAAGGTAAAATTTTACAAGGTATGCAACAATCTTCTAAAGCTTTATCAGCATATCAAAAAGCATTGGAAATAGATTCATCTAATACT gaaGCCTTGGAAGGTTACCGGTCATGTTCTATAGCTGCAAATTCAGATCCCGAAGAAATGCGCAAGCGTGCTATGGCTGATCCTGAAGTTCAAGATATTATTAGGGACCCTGCAATGCGTCTTATACTTGAACAAATGCAGAATGACCCTAAAGCTTTAAGCGA tcATTTGAAAAATCCAGAAATTGCTAGTAAGATCCAAAAATTGATTGAGTCTGGATTAATCGCCATTCGTTAA